The following proteins are encoded in a genomic region of Dokdonia donghaensis DSW-1:
- a CDS encoding biotin-dependent carboxyltransferase family protein, whose product MNARVEIINKGFFTTVQDGGRTGYAAMGVPESGAMDRHSFFQANALLNNTKDAAMLECTLVGPTIKYYQDTYFVITGAHVKATLDGQPVKIGVPTLARASQTLITSKISQGTRCYIAFGGGIESAITLNSKSWYTPITPNNHIRNGDTFSLGISTYDISKGAHIKYKYAYASAGRVHTIKAYKGPEYTLLDYKQQQLLQQLFTVSKLWNRMAIQLQEPVYNKLEGIMTSPVIPGTVQLTLSGKLIVLMRDCQTTGGYPRILQIAQPSIDTLAQLQQGDTVLLSVT is encoded by the coding sequence ATGAACGCTAGAGTAGAGATAATTAATAAAGGTTTCTTTACGACTGTGCAAGATGGTGGTCGTACTGGCTATGCTGCTATGGGGGTGCCAGAAAGTGGAGCTATGGATAGGCACTCTTTTTTTCAGGCAAATGCACTTCTTAACAATACTAAAGATGCAGCGATGCTAGAATGCACGCTAGTAGGGCCTACTATAAAGTATTATCAAGACACATATTTTGTAATTACAGGTGCTCACGTTAAAGCTACGCTCGATGGGCAGCCTGTAAAAATAGGTGTACCAACTCTCGCACGTGCATCACAAACTCTTATTACCTCAAAAATAAGCCAGGGAACTAGGTGCTATATAGCCTTTGGCGGTGGTATAGAATCTGCAATCACTCTTAACAGTAAGAGTTGGTATACACCCATAACTCCTAATAATCATATTAGAAATGGGGATACATTCTCGTTGGGTATTAGTACGTATGATATTTCAAAAGGTGCGCATATAAAATATAAATATGCATATGCCAGTGCGGGTAGGGTTCACACCATTAAAGCGTATAAGGGGCCGGAGTATACATTACTGGATTACAAACAGCAGCAACTCTTACAACAGCTATTTACCGTTTCAAAACTCTGGAACAGAATGGCCATCCAGCTCCAAGAGCCAGTATATAATAAACTAGAGGGCATAATGACGAGCCCTGTAATTCCAGGAACGGTGCAGCTCACTCTCTCGGGTAAATTAATAGTATTAATGCGTGATTGCCAGACTACAGGAGGGTATCCTCGTATTCTTCAGATTGCACAACCTAGCATTGATACTCTTGCACAGCTACAACAAGGCGATACTGTTTTATTGTCCGTTACTTGA
- the pxpB gene encoding 5-oxoprolinase subunit PxpB, producing the protein MYNFTISRLGEYAMLIQVAEKPSQDLLQWLVCKKEQLQSLPAVEVVFTYNEILVKFLLPLEGRYDTVRASVEEILESSIESIGINGVLHKVPVCYNSQVAPDLEEYASQVNLKVDQVVALHTSPVYSVYFIGFLPGFPYLDGLDSKLHLERKATPSQFIQPGSVAIGGAQTGIYPQRSPGGWHVIGSTPVQLFDINKNPQSLFKAGDSIKFYAITLEEYKVYER; encoded by the coding sequence ATGTATAACTTTACCATATCAAGACTAGGCGAGTATGCTATGTTAATACAAGTAGCAGAAAAACCTTCACAAGATTTATTACAATGGCTTGTATGTAAAAAAGAACAACTACAATCCTTACCAGCGGTTGAGGTTGTGTTTACCTATAATGAGATATTGGTAAAGTTTCTTCTACCTTTAGAAGGTCGATATGACACCGTTAGAGCTAGTGTAGAAGAAATATTAGAGTCATCTATAGAGAGTATAGGTATTAATGGAGTATTACATAAAGTGCCGGTGTGTTACAATAGTCAAGTAGCTCCAGATCTTGAAGAATATGCATCACAAGTAAATCTTAAAGTAGACCAAGTTGTAGCCTTACATACATCACCAGTATATTCAGTATATTTTATAGGCTTTTTACCAGGATTCCCATATTTAGATGGGCTTGATAGTAAACTTCATTTAGAAAGAAAGGCTACACCATCACAATTTATACAACCGGGTAGTGTGGCTATAGGTGGTGCACAAACGGGTATTTACCCTCAACGAAGTCCAGGAGGGTGGCACGTAATAGGAAGTACGCCGGTTCAATTATTTGATATCAATAAAAACCCGCAATCACTTTTTAAAGCTGGAGACTCCATAAAGTTTTATGCAATTACACTAGAAGAGTATAAAGTTTATGAACGCTAG